The nucleotide window ATACCGGGGCGCACGAGGTGCCGTTCGTCGTAGCGCGGCAGCAGCTTGCGGAATTCTTCAAGGTAGATCGCCCGCTGCGGCCGCGGACCCACGATCGACATTTCGCCGAGGATCACGTTGAACAATTGCGGCAACTCGTCGATGCTGGTCCTTCGCAGAAGAGCGCCGATGCGAGTGGTGCGCGAATCGCCCATGCTCACCCAGGCCGGACCCGAAGCTTCTGCATCGGTGCGCATGGAGCGGAACTTCAACATGTCGAAGAGCGCGCCGTCTCTGCCGACGCGGCTTTGCCGGTACAAGATGGGACTGCCTGAATCGAGCCAGACTGCGAGAGCCGCGAGCGCAAGCACCGGCGATAAGACGATGACCGCGGTGGTGGCGACTGTGAGGTCGAGCAAGCGCTTCAAAAGTTTCGCAGTGGGCGTGCACGACCGCAGTTGCGACGGGACGATGAGCGCCTGCGATCCGTCGATCTGCAACGAGAGCGAGTATGCGTGGCACTGGACGCGCGGCGGAGCGAATGCGACTTTGATGTCGTGGGCCGCGGCGACCGCCAAGAGATGGGGCATGACATGCGGCGGCAGCACCTCGGTGAGCAGCAGCGTGTCGCATCCCCATTCACGGGCCCGCGTGAACCATTCCAATCCTTCGAGTCCCGATGAACCGCCGAACGAAACCGATCCGACCGTCGCATCGATGTCCGGAATGTCGAGCCGGAGAAGAACCGAGCCCTCCGCCATGCCGAGCGATTGGGCGACCGAAGAGATCCGGTCGCCGTTGCCGACGATGGCTATGCGGCGCGGCCGCCTGCGATCGACCGAGTTGCGAACCGAATGAGCCACGGCGCGCGCACCGCCCACGGCGACGAGGGCGAAGCCCAAGGACGCCAGCAGCAGAAGGCGCGATGTGGAGATGCTCGGGAAAAGCGTGAACACCGTGAATTGAGGAAGAACGCCGATGATGAGGGCGAGGACCGTGTAGTACAGCTCGTCTTTCACCGACAAAGCGAACGACCGTTTATACAGCCCGACCAGATTGAAGATGATCAGCC belongs to Candidatus Eremiobacteraceae bacterium and includes:
- a CDS encoding exopolysaccharide biosynthesis polyprenyl glycosylphosphotransferase, yielding MATDVQGAPEMSTLGPALETLTSIRGARSVRAQRPAAAYTSGWKLALVVLDISMLLLSVYVAGGTVEGRWGFERFEFELFHYSIVLIAIWLIIFNLVGLYKRSFALSVKDELYYTVLALIIGVLPQFTVFTLFPSISTSRLLLLASLGFALVAVGGARAVAHSVRNSVDRRRPRRIAIVGNGDRISSVAQSLGMAEGSVLLRLDIPDIDATVGSVSFGGSSGLEGLEWFTRAREWGCDTLLLTEVLPPHVMPHLLAVAAAHDIKVAFAPPRVQCHAYSLSLQIDGSQALIVPSQLRSCTPTAKLLKRLLDLTVATTAVIVLSPVLALAALAVWLDSGSPILYRQSRVGRDGALFDMLKFRSMRTDAEASGPAWVSMGDSRTTRIGALLRRTSIDELPQLFNVILGEMSIVGPRPQRAIYLEEFRKLLPRYDERHLVRPGITGWSQVHMKRVCMPEDEGEKLSYDLFYVENWSVFMDLSMIFKTGFEVLFRRAE